From a region of the Thermosipho melanesiensis BI429 genome:
- a CDS encoding ABC transporter ATP-binding protein, with protein MLKIENLKKSFKDKIVLSNISFKIDRGEILALIGPNGVGKTTTLNCISHVVKKDNGKIFFNNEEFTENMKHQLAYVPEDRNIFQNLNGYDYKKIWSNLYPNWNENVFEKIAIKYNLDLNKKIEKYSQGLKTLFLVALAVSSNAEILLLDEPTQHLDPTIRVEIMKIMREYADNEKHVLVSSHEIFEIEEYADKIAIIKDGEVIYHDYIDHAKEKHRIIEAYQDTKTGTIIGLVGNNLLVKTDEDIGRYPKLNEIIIGYLNEKQEIKLF; from the coding sequence ATGTTAAAAATTGAAAATTTAAAAAAGTCATTCAAAGACAAAATTGTATTGAGTAATATCTCTTTTAAAATAGATAGAGGTGAAATCTTAGCATTAATAGGTCCAAATGGCGTTGGAAAAACAACTACACTAAATTGTATATCGCATGTAGTAAAAAAAGACAATGGAAAAATATTTTTCAACAATGAAGAATTTACTGAAAACATGAAACACCAATTAGCATACGTTCCGGAAGATAGAAATATTTTTCAAAATCTTAACGGATATGATTATAAAAAAATCTGGTCTAATCTTTACCCAAATTGGAATGAAAATGTCTTTGAAAAAATTGCAATAAAGTATAATTTAGACTTAAATAAAAAGATTGAAAAATACTCTCAAGGTTTAAAAACATTATTTTTAGTCGCTTTAGCTGTTTCATCTAACGCTGAAATATTACTACTAGATGAACCCACACAACACCTTGATCCAACTATAAGGGTAGAAATTATGAAAATAATGAGAGAATACGCTGATAATGAAAAACATGTCCTGGTTTCATCACATGAAATCTTTGAAATCGAAGAATACGCAGATAAAATTGCAATAATAAAGGATGGAGAAGTTATATACCATGATTATATAGATCATGCCAAGGAAAAACATCGCATAATTGAAGCATATCAGGATACGAAAACAGGAACCATAATAGGTCTTGTAGGAAATAACTTACTTGTGAAAACTGATGAGGAT
- a CDS encoding GntR family transcriptional regulator, translating into MLKQVDKHSGIPAYIQIINMIKSEILLGNLNPGAQLPTVRKLKEIFQVNINTVLKALEKLKIEGIVSSEQGIGYFVNKNLKIDPKITNEIREIVKNLKKLNIDLQTLFIILEEVWKNEKI; encoded by the coding sequence ATGTTAAAACAAGTGGATAAGCATAGCGGCATTCCTGCGTATATACAAATAATAAATATGATAAAATCTGAAATTTTACTTGGAAACTTAAATCCAGGAGCCCAACTTCCAACAGTTCGAAAACTGAAAGAAATATTTCAAGTTAATATTAACACCGTTCTTAAGGCACTTGAAAAACTGAAAATAGAAGGAATAGTTTCTTCTGAGCAGGGAATAGGTTATTTTGTGAATAAAAATCTAAAAATAGATCCCAAAATAACAAATGAAATCCGAGAAATAGTAAAAAATTTAAAGAAACTAAATATTGACCTTCAAACACTATTTATCATATTAGAGGAGGTGTGGAAAAATGAAAAAATTTGA